From Plasmodium brasilianum strain Bolivian I chromosome 5, whole genome shotgun sequence, the proteins below share one genomic window:
- a CDS encoding glutamyl-tRNA(Gln) amidotransferase subunit A, producing MHRLPINLLYISFLFLNIDIFNILQSLCLVKDSVAFRVAKNNNFLKNEIPHFVNYKGCKSACTLSYIFLKDKHIHAEKGRRKRNCTHIITYNSTYGCAHDSTYDSTYDSTYDSIYDSTYNENKYSEFNSSHIYQIRRKILSSKLDIKYIFEKYIIKKVLHENINKYNSFSYIYSTDEIYEQIRKLYRIYEQCGNLSKLPKLFGLPIVLKDNIITKNIPTTGGSKILSKYIPSYDSTLVKKLKKNGAIIIGKTRLDEFAMGSCTGKVKNPFNEKYLSCGGSSGGSASCIGSKIMNCSVNTDTGGSIRTPSSLCGCIGLKPTYGRISRYGVIPYNEETDVVGLICNNVYDCSVLLDVLSGRDKKDLTTLKIKKIKKKKKEKEEKEKEKEKREIKEIKNVNSLLKKYELSERFKSQKPLKNMKFGYICEDILMDCFVDKIVYINYKEVMRNIEHLGGTLINTNIYKLIDYCYIYYVYSMIIAHSNISRMNGINYNMHNINNETNYINKVRSNMINENVLTRIIGGSIFSSHFQKINFRNIFLMVKKNLTKKLKIHFKKVNYILLPSIPRSNNIRDDIVNTCVYDDIILKGGNIEHSIHSGNGHINDIHVDMENLWKKNKYNKYMKEVFSIVSSITGFPSIVIPTGTFTKDFNEPQSFQLITSNLNEIGLLRVALAYKEKLNVNKKLIENLNNLNNLKNVQNGE from the coding sequence atgcacAGACTACCCATAAATTTATTGtacatttcctttttatttctgaACATTGAcatatttaacattttacAATCACTATGCTTAGTTAAAGATAGTGTAGCGTTCAGAgtagcaaaaaataataattttttgaaaaatgaaataccCCACTTTGTTAATTACAAGGGATGCAAAAGTGCATGTACCctatcttatatatttttgaaggacaaacatatacatgcaGAAAAAgggagaagaaaaagaaactGTACACATATAATTACGTATAATAGTACTTATGGTTGTGCACATGATAGTACATATGATAGTACATATGATAGTACATATGATAGTATATATGATAGTACGTACAATGAAAATAAGTATAGTGAGTTTAACAGCTCTCACATATATCAAATAAGAAGGAAAATATTATCATCCAAGCTtgacataaaatatatctttgaaaaatatataattaagaaaGTATTGcatgaaaatattaacaaatataacagcttttcgtatatatattccactgatgaaatatatgaacagaTCAGAAAATTGTACAGAATTTATGAGCAGTGTGGAAATTTATCAAAACTACCAAAATTGTTTGGACTTCCAATCGTTTTAAAAGACaacataataacaaaaaatataccaaCAACAGGAGGAAGTAAAATTCTATCAAAGTATATACCTTCTTACGATAGTACacttgtaaaaaaattgaagaaaaatGGTGCAATCATAATAGGAAAAACACGTTTAGATGAATTTGCAATGGGATCCTGTACGGGCAAGGTAAAAAATccatttaatgaaaaatatttatcatgTGGTGGTTCTTCTGGTGGATCAGCTAGCTGTATAGGATCAAAGATTATGAACTGTTCAGTAAATACAGACACAGGTGGATCCATTCGAACTCCATCATCTTTATGTGGATGTATTGGGTTAAAACCTACCTATGGAAGAATTAGTAGATATGGTGTTATACCATATAATGAAGAAACTGATGTAGTTGGGTTAATATGTAACAATGTGTATGATTGTAGTGTATTGTTGGATGTTTTAAGTGGGAGGGACAAAAAGGATTTAACAacgttaaaaattaaaaaaattaaaaaaaaaaaaaaagaaaaagaagaaaaagaaaaagaaaaagaaaaaagagaaataaaagaaataaaaaatgtgaacagtttattgaaaaaatatgaactgTCAGAAAGATTTAAAAGTCAAAaaccattaaaaaatatgaagttTGGATACATATGTGAAGATATTTTAATGGACTGTTTTGTTGATAAAATTGTTTACATCAATTATAAAGAGGTTATGCGAAATATTGAACATTTGGGAGGAACATTAATAAATactaatatttacaaattaattgattactgttatatatattatgtatattcaaTGATTATAGCGCATAGCAATATTTCAAGAATGAAtggaataaattataatatgcataatataaataatgaaacgaattatattaataaagttaggtcaaatatgataaatgaaaatgtgtTAACAAGAATAATTGGTGgttctattttttcctctcattttcaaaaaataaattttcgtaatatatttttaatggtaaaaaaaaatcttaccaaaaaattaaaaatacattttaaaaaagtaaattacaTTTTGTTACCTTCCATTCCtagaagtaataatatacGAGACGACATAGTAAACACGTGTGTATATGATGATATCATTTTAAAAGGAGGAAATATTGAACATAGTATACATAGTGGCAATGGtcatataaatgatatacaTGTAGATATGGAAAATTTAtggaaaaagaataaatacaaCAAGTACATGAAAGAAGTTTTCTCTATTGTGTCATCTATTACAGGCTTCCCAAGTATAGTCATACCAACAGGAACATTCACGAAAGATTTTAACGAACCGCAGTCCTTTCAGTTGATAACTTCAAACTTAAATGAAATAGGATTACTACGAGTTGCCTTAGCATACAAGGAAAAGCTCAacgttaataaaaaattaatagagaatttgaataatttgaataatttgaaaaacgTGCAAAACGGCGAGTAA